A section of the Triticum dicoccoides isolate Atlit2015 ecotype Zavitan chromosome 7A, WEW_v2.0, whole genome shotgun sequence genome encodes:
- the LOC119328807 gene encoding probable transmembrane ascorbate ferrireductase 2, translating to MAAVPAVRFPLFGLVRLLGVAAAAVILVWAVHFRGGMALSAEKDKLLIFNVHPVLMLIGLVVLNAEALLAYKTVPGTKKLKKLVHITLQFLAMFLSLVGLWAVWKFHDEKEIDHLYTLHSWLGLSCIIIFSLQWAAGFLTFWYPGGSRSDRASLLPWHVFLGVFLYVLAIATSVTGLLEKSIFMQSAKMIGRFSTEAMLMNSLGMMLILLGALVILAIFNPGAGKINTYRGSSE from the exons ATGGCGGCGGTACCCGCGGTGAGGTTCCCGTTGTTCGGCCTCGTACGGCTGCTTGGCGTGGCCGCGGCAGCGGTCATCCTCGTCTGGGCCGTCCACTTCCGCGGCGGTATGGCGCTCTCCGCCGAGAAAGACAAGCTCCTCATCTTCAAC GTACACCCTGTGCTAATGCTGATTGGATTGGTAGTCCTGAATGCTGAAG CTCTTTTGGCGTACAAGACAGTGCCAGGAACCAAGAAACTGAAGAAGTTAGTACACATTACGTTGCAGTTCCTTGCCATGTTTTTGAGTCTAGTTGGCCTCTGGGCTGTCTGGAAGTTCCACGATGAAAAAGAAATTGACCACTTGTACACACTCCACTCCTGGTTGGGCCTTTCTTGCATCATCATCTTCAGCTTGCAG TGGGCTGCTGGATTTTTGACCTTCTGGTACCCTGGAGGATCTAGAAGCGACAGAGCGTCCCTGCTCCCCTGGCATGTGTTCTTGGGTGTATTTCTCTATGTTCTTGCCATCGCCACAAGCGTGACTGGACTTCTGGAGAAGTCAATCTTCATGCAGAGTGCAAAAATGATCGGGCGCTTCTCCACAGAAGCGATGCTGATGAACTCACTGGGGATGATGCTGATACTACTAGGAGCTCTTGTTATTCTTGCTATTTTTAACCCTGGAGCTGGCAAGATCAACACGTACCGAGGTTCTTCAGAGTGA